A single Methanolobus sp. ZRKC5 DNA region contains:
- a CDS encoding methyltransferase domain-containing protein, producing MTSYDYVHGYSEKESVRLRDQANTLEELLHSDTKYPPNSKVLEAGCGIGAQTVILSKNSPHARITSIDISEDSLNKAKERATKEGVKNVEFRVESIFDLPFEDESFDHVFVCFVLEHLKEPVQALANLRRVLRKGGTITVIEGDHGSCFFHPETEDAVKAWNSLVRAQARLEGNSLIGRQVYPLIKKAGFTNIAVSPRMAYSDSSRPHMEEGFVRKTIIPMVEGVRESAIEMGIIDAETFDRGIEDLHRTAAEYGTFNYMFFKGVGRK from the coding sequence ATGACCTCCTATGACTACGTCCACGGTTATTCCGAAAAGGAATCTGTCCGCCTCCGCGACCAGGCAAATACACTTGAAGAACTCCTGCACAGCGATACAAAATACCCGCCAAACAGCAAAGTGCTTGAAGCCGGATGTGGCATCGGCGCCCAGACGGTGATCCTCTCGAAAAATAGCCCACATGCACGGATTACATCCATAGACATATCAGAGGACTCCCTGAACAAAGCTAAAGAACGTGCCACCAAAGAGGGAGTTAAAAATGTGGAGTTCCGTGTGGAAAGTATCTTCGACCTCCCCTTTGAGGATGAGAGTTTCGACCACGTTTTCGTCTGCTTCGTGCTCGAACACCTAAAGGAGCCAGTCCAGGCTCTTGCAAACCTGCGCAGAGTACTCCGCAAAGGCGGCACAATCACAGTTATCGAAGGAGACCACGGCTCATGCTTCTTCCACCCCGAAACAGAGGACGCAGTAAAAGCCTGGAATAGCCTTGTAAGAGCGCAGGCAAGACTCGAAGGCAATTCACTCATCGGCAGGCAGGTCTACCCACTTATCAAAAAAGCAGGATTCACAAACATTGCAGTATCGCCCCGCATGGCCTACAGCGATTCCAGCCGACCGCACATGGAGGAAGGTTTTGTTAGGAAGACAATCATCCCCATGGTTGAAGGTGTCAGGGAGAGTGCCATTGAGATGGGAATTATTGATGCGGAAACCTTTGACAGAGGGATTGAGGATCTTCACAGGACGGCGGCGGAGTATGGGACTTTCAATTATATGTTCTTTAAGGGTGTGGGGAGGAAATAG
- a CDS encoding Coenzyme F420 hydrogenase/dehydrogenase, beta subunit C-terminal domain, which yields MPIDPICKKIVPEGSPCNTEYGGKTYHFCSDWCQVKFEHLEKSVIRMKRSIPEKERISFGKLRKDIIKPGICTLCGACSAACESIAIKNDQPTLVSKCTACGVCYNQCPRTITTEEGLIGKLRNAYSARSALPDIKGQDGGVVTAMLAYALDEGLIDCAIVTKRSEEEPWKPVPMIARTCEELLDSSGSMYSHSMTMNALMSAIKQGWRSIAFVGPSCNIDAVTKMQKSPYGFLNLFMRANILKMGLFCMDTFYYEGIKEFVESKNIRLEDIESMKIRKGQFEFHTPEELKVYPLHELDVYRSSSCKFCTDMAAENADISFGGVGTPQGRTTVIARSGLGYELYNEAVDNGYIDSKLLEEKEIKGALNLAKMKKIQMYSLNRRQNI from the coding sequence ATGCCGATCGATCCTATATGTAAAAAAATTGTCCCTGAGGGGTCTCCGTGTAATACAGAATACGGAGGAAAAACGTACCATTTTTGTTCCGACTGGTGCCAGGTTAAATTCGAGCACCTCGAAAAAAGCGTTATACGAATGAAGAGATCCATCCCTGAAAAAGAGCGCATATCTTTTGGGAAACTAAGGAAGGATATAATCAAGCCGGGAATCTGCACCTTGTGCGGAGCCTGCTCAGCAGCATGTGAATCCATAGCTATCAAAAACGATCAGCCCACACTTGTGAGCAAATGCACTGCATGTGGTGTTTGCTACAATCAGTGTCCTCGAACCATAACAACTGAAGAGGGACTCATCGGAAAGCTACGCAATGCTTACAGTGCACGTTCAGCACTTCCCGATATCAAGGGACAGGATGGTGGAGTTGTGACTGCAATGCTTGCATATGCACTTGATGAAGGACTCATCGACTGTGCCATCGTCACCAAAAGATCAGAAGAGGAACCGTGGAAACCCGTACCCATGATCGCACGGACATGCGAAGAATTGTTGGACTCTTCCGGCAGTATGTACAGTCACAGCATGACAATGAATGCATTGATGAGTGCCATAAAACAGGGCTGGAGAAGTATCGCTTTTGTAGGTCCGAGTTGTAATATCGATGCTGTCACCAAGATGCAAAAAAGCCCATACGGATTTTTGAATCTATTCATGAGAGCGAATATACTGAAAATGGGACTGTTCTGTATGGATACTTTCTATTACGAAGGAATTAAGGAATTCGTGGAAAGCAAGAACATACGTCTGGAAGATATCGAATCCATGAAGATTCGTAAGGGTCAGTTTGAATTCCACACCCCTGAAGAGCTAAAGGTCTATCCTCTACATGAACTGGACGTGTACAGGAGCAGCTCATGCAAATTCTGTACGGATATGGCAGCTGAGAATGCCGATATATCTTTTGGCGGTGTCGGTACACCACAGGGACGGACCACGGTCATTGCCCGCTCAGGTCTGGGATATGAATTGTATAATGAAGCTGTTGATAACGGTTATATAGACTCAAAACTGCTTGAGGAAAAAGAGATAAAGGGTGCTCTTAACCTTGCGAAGATGAAGAAGATACAGATGTATTCACTTAACCGCAGGCAGAATATTTGA
- a CDS encoding 4Fe-4S binding protein: MVKRNSDKDLLKEKGFLSQRQDDYFSMRLHAAGGKLTSDYLRAAADAADRYGKGYVHVTSRQGMEIPFVHLNNTDDASEQMISAGIGPGATGKKIRAVVACQGDSVCKRGLIDCQGICEKIDGLYFAKPVPYKFKIAVTGCPASCLKVQENDFGIMGFEEPVFIEDNCVMCRQCEKACGMLAINIESSSLYLDMHKCVSCGLCIAACRKDAMQTKAQGFAIFVGGKVGKRPRMGDQLLRTNKEEVVFDILEKTIEYYRQNAFEGERLGDVIDRNGMDHFGETIKYPRQK; the protein is encoded by the coding sequence ATGGTAAAAAGAAATTCAGACAAAGACCTGCTAAAGGAAAAAGGTTTTCTTTCCCAAAGGCAGGATGATTACTTCTCCATGCGCTTGCACGCTGCAGGTGGCAAACTGACATCCGATTATCTCAGGGCAGCAGCTGATGCTGCCGACAGGTACGGTAAGGGCTATGTACATGTGACCTCCCGTCAGGGCATGGAGATACCGTTCGTTCATCTTAACAATACAGATGATGCCAGTGAGCAAATGATTTCAGCGGGAATTGGTCCGGGAGCCACCGGAAAAAAGATAAGAGCTGTCGTGGCATGCCAGGGAGACAGTGTTTGCAAACGTGGTCTTATTGACTGTCAGGGAATATGCGAAAAAATAGATGGGTTATACTTTGCAAAACCAGTTCCTTACAAGTTCAAGATAGCAGTAACTGGCTGCCCCGCATCCTGCCTGAAAGTTCAGGAAAACGATTTCGGTATCATGGGTTTTGAAGAACCTGTTTTTATTGAAGACAATTGTGTCATGTGCAGGCAATGCGAAAAAGCCTGTGGTATGTTGGCCATAAATATTGAGAGTAGCAGCCTTTACCTTGATATGCATAAATGTGTATCCTGTGGTTTGTGCATTGCAGCATGCCGTAAAGATGCCATGCAAACAAAGGCACAAGGGTTTGCTATCTTCGTTGGTGGTAAAGTCGGTAAAAGACCACGCATGGGCGACCAGTTGCTCAGGACGAACAAAGAGGAAGTTGTGTTTGATATCCTCGAAAAGACCATTGAATATTATCGTCAGAATGCTTTTGAAGGAGAACGGCTGGGCGATGTCATTGACCGGAATGGTATGGATCATTTTGGGGAAACAATAAAGTATCCCAGGCAAAAATAG
- a CDS encoding radical SAM protein, producing MKPETKAQLISVGSVNMDPTLIHGLTIPTAGPGAGNVAFFFNSGGNRVRLAVKKESPLNAEMENGELVIRRDGVEIARGNIEEELIHCPDQAFITMCEKCIFDCKFCPVPKLGGKVKTMDEMLKMIADANSTGRMKAISITSGVEISAEKEVDRAEELIRRLRNIYNVPIGVSVYPTEGSTRRLKDAGADELKYNVETMDRDIYAVVCPDQDLEHLLDALREGVEIFGKNKVCSNFIIGLGETDESAEKGIEELVSIGVVPILRAAARHPLREGEVTIERPSAERLLHLNRFLRRKLDEHGLRADTFDTMCLPCTGCDINPHSDL from the coding sequence ATGAAACCAGAAACTAAAGCACAACTTATCTCAGTAGGTTCCGTAAACATGGATCCTACTCTCATTCACGGTTTGACCATCCCCACAGCCGGTCCTGGAGCTGGCAATGTAGCCTTTTTTTTCAACTCTGGAGGAAACCGTGTCCGTCTCGCTGTTAAAAAAGAATCTCCATTAAATGCAGAAATGGAAAATGGGGAACTTGTGATAAGAAGGGACGGTGTTGAGATTGCAAGAGGCAATATTGAAGAGGAACTCATCCACTGCCCGGATCAGGCTTTCATTACTATGTGTGAGAAATGTATCTTTGACTGCAAGTTTTGTCCTGTCCCAAAATTAGGTGGCAAGGTTAAGACCATGGATGAGATGCTGAAGATGATTGCAGATGCCAACAGTACCGGTAGGATGAAGGCAATTTCCATCACATCAGGCGTTGAAATATCTGCAGAAAAAGAGGTTGACAGGGCTGAGGAACTTATTCGCAGGCTCAGGAACATATATAATGTTCCAATCGGTGTTTCCGTATACCCGACTGAAGGCAGCACACGCAGGCTTAAGGACGCCGGTGCTGACGAACTCAAATACAACGTTGAGACCATGGACAGGGATATCTACGCGGTTGTCTGTCCCGATCAGGACCTTGAGCACTTACTTGATGCATTAAGAGAAGGCGTTGAGATATTTGGAAAGAACAAAGTCTGTTCCAATTTCATAATCGGCCTTGGGGAAACGGATGAATCCGCAGAGAAAGGCATTGAGGAACTCGTATCCATAGGCGTTGTTCCAATTCTAAGAGCCGCTGCCAGACACCCGTTACGCGAAGGCGAGGTGACAATAGAAAGACCATCTGCAGAAAGGTTACTTCATCTCAACCGTTTCCTGAGGAGAAAACTGGATGAGCATGGTCTGCGTGCAGATACTTTTGATACGATGTGTTTGCCGTGCACAGGATGCGATATCAATCCGCATTCGGACCTTTAA
- a CDS encoding PEF-CTERM sorting domain-containing protein has protein sequence MITDATPIGRADIVFSFDLTGSMGDVLSTAKSNAVDIMTAVDSEVPDAQFGVVSYMDDVDQYNSFGYSNTYGVASRGDYPYNMDNAITNNKAAISSAINGLSLGYGSDGPEGYTRVFYESYADTTIGYRTGAKKIFINFADDIPHDNNLNEDVPGKTGIYTTGGNPGRNGVMDETSDSSKIGVGNDDLDLQTVLQEMKNNDITLLEVQSSSSKLEYWTHWTGITGGNVYQIDDSAEVKNAILSLVSDVVSNIDALTLEVEPGYESWVSWTPESYTDVKGSETKQFDVTITVPAGTASGEYNFKIHLVADGAILASQDVKITVPGESSPAADIPEFPTVILPMAAIMGLAFVFMRRK, from the coding sequence GTGATAACTGACGCGACCCCCATAGGAAGAGCTGATATAGTTTTCAGCTTTGATCTTACCGGAAGTATGGGCGATGTCCTCAGTACAGCAAAATCCAATGCTGTTGACATTATGACTGCGGTAGATTCCGAGGTTCCTGATGCACAGTTCGGTGTGGTATCATACATGGATGATGTAGATCAATACAATTCATTTGGCTATTCTAACACATACGGCGTAGCTTCACGCGGCGATTACCCATACAACATGGACAATGCAATAACAAATAATAAGGCGGCAATATCCAGTGCAATAAACGGCCTATCACTTGGCTACGGAAGCGATGGACCTGAAGGATATACTCGTGTATTCTATGAAAGCTATGCTGATACAACAATAGGCTATCGCACGGGAGCAAAGAAGATATTCATCAATTTCGCTGATGATATCCCTCATGACAACAACCTGAACGAAGACGTACCTGGTAAAACCGGGATTTATACTACCGGTGGAAACCCAGGAAGGAATGGAGTAATGGATGAAACATCAGACTCCAGCAAGATCGGCGTAGGAAATGATGACCTCGACCTTCAAACTGTCCTGCAGGAAATGAAGAACAACGACATTACCCTTCTGGAAGTACAAAGTAGTTCAAGCAAGTTGGAGTACTGGACTCACTGGACAGGTATTACCGGTGGAAATGTTTATCAAATCGACGACTCAGCTGAAGTAAAGAATGCTATTCTTTCTCTTGTAAGTGATGTAGTATCAAACATCGATGCGCTTACCCTTGAAGTAGAACCAGGTTATGAGAGCTGGGTATCATGGACCCCAGAGTCATACACTGATGTCAAAGGAAGCGAAACAAAGCAGTTCGACGTGACAATTACAGTACCTGCTGGAACTGCCTCTGGAGAGTACAATTTTAAGATACACCTTGTAGCAGACGGAGCTATTCTGGCTTCACAGGATGTTAAAATCACAGTGCCTGGTGAATCATCACCAGCTGCAGATATACCAGAATTCCCAACGGTTATACTGCCAATGGCTGCAATAATGGGCCTAGCATTTGTGTTTATGAGAAGGAAGTAA
- a CDS encoding heavy metal translocating P-type ATPase, translating into MKADIKVYGMTCMHCHKRVNDAISNLEGVNSVEVSLENEMASVDFDTETIALEDIKKAVTDAGYEVGEDACQVPDEEEAACPIIIDDEEPEESKAEPGTVKEIAFKVSGMQCSACAQNIEKALNKRDAVISASVNLPMERASISYDPALISPEEMENAIEDIGYHVVKDRIVLEVGGMKCAACSQNVEKVLKRLQGVSSASVNITTGRAQVEYNSSLVSIDEIKKAVDGIGYSASLPADRKESEDRERKERKHEIRQQRNNLLISVAILIPIMLGNMKMMFPGPFGFVPALLSDRNLLFVLATIVMVFPGRQFFVGTYRGLKHGVTDMNLLIATGTGAAYVISIAASYLNLGPGYEHVYYDTAVMLITFIVFGRYLEARAKGRTSESIKKLIGLQAKTARIIVAGEEKEIPVEDVQVDDIVFVRPGEKAPVDGVIVEGSSAMDESMITGESIPVEKNVDDMVIGSTLNKSGALKFKATNVGADTALARIIELVENAQNSKAPIQRIADVVAGHFILVVHVIALAAFFFWYFIGYERFDVAVHSGIASPFLFSLLISITVLVISCPCAVGLATPAAIMVGTGKGAENGILIKSGEALERTLKIDTIVFDKTGTLTKGKPELTDIVLTAGHDKDEILTLAASAEKGSEHPLGEAIVRAAEEKKLDIRTVEQFSSIAGHGVEATIDGNMVLLGTRKLMEDNDIDTSSLTENMESLEAEGKTAMIVAKEGQTIGIVAVADTLKENSKEAVEKLQKMDIEVVMITGDNRRTADAIAAQLGINRVLSEVLPGDKASEIKKLQEEGRIVAMVGDGINDAPALTQSDIGIAMGAGTDVAMESAQIVLIKNDLRDVLASIKLSRLTMNKIKQNLFWAFGYNSIGIPLAAGILYPFITRIVISPELAAAFMAMSSISVTTNSLLMKRSRIK; encoded by the coding sequence ATGAAAGCAGATATCAAAGTATACGGCATGACATGCATGCATTGCCACAAGCGTGTGAATGATGCAATATCAAATCTCGAAGGTGTGAATTCTGTTGAGGTCAGCCTTGAAAACGAGATGGCATCTGTTGATTTCGATACAGAGACCATTGCCCTTGAGGATATTAAAAAAGCCGTTACTGACGCAGGCTATGAAGTTGGTGAAGATGCCTGTCAGGTTCCCGATGAAGAAGAGGCAGCGTGTCCAATAATAATTGATGATGAAGAGCCGGAAGAAAGCAAAGCGGAGCCAGGAACTGTTAAGGAAATTGCCTTCAAGGTCTCAGGTATGCAATGCTCTGCATGCGCACAGAACATCGAAAAGGCCCTGAATAAACGGGATGCTGTGATATCTGCTTCTGTGAATTTGCCAATGGAAAGAGCATCTATCAGTTATGATCCTGCACTCATCTCCCCGGAGGAGATGGAAAATGCAATTGAGGATATAGGTTATCATGTTGTTAAAGACAGGATCGTGCTTGAAGTAGGCGGAATGAAATGTGCGGCCTGTTCCCAGAACGTTGAAAAAGTCCTCAAGAGACTGCAAGGCGTTAGTTCTGCAAGTGTGAATATTACCACAGGAAGAGCACAGGTAGAATATAATTCATCCCTTGTCTCGATAGATGAAATAAAGAAAGCCGTGGATGGTATAGGATATTCAGCTTCCCTTCCGGCCGATAGAAAGGAATCAGAAGACAGGGAAAGAAAGGAAAGGAAACATGAAATCAGACAGCAGAGGAACAACCTGCTTATTTCCGTTGCAATTTTAATTCCAATAATGCTTGGGAATATGAAAATGATGTTTCCGGGTCCTTTTGGTTTTGTGCCAGCCCTACTCTCTGACAGGAATCTGCTGTTCGTGCTGGCAACCATTGTTATGGTGTTCCCAGGAAGGCAGTTTTTCGTTGGCACGTACCGTGGACTGAAACATGGTGTCACCGACATGAACCTGCTGATAGCCACCGGTACCGGGGCGGCTTATGTAATCAGCATTGCAGCAAGTTACCTTAATCTTGGTCCTGGCTACGAGCATGTGTATTATGACACAGCAGTGATGCTTATCACTTTCATCGTTTTTGGAAGATATCTGGAAGCAAGGGCTAAAGGGAGAACATCCGAATCCATTAAGAAACTCATCGGCTTGCAGGCGAAGACAGCACGAATTATCGTTGCCGGTGAAGAGAAAGAAATACCTGTGGAAGATGTACAGGTAGATGACATCGTCTTTGTTAGACCCGGAGAAAAAGCACCTGTTGATGGGGTTATTGTAGAGGGTTCGTCTGCCATGGACGAGTCAATGATCACAGGCGAGAGTATCCCTGTGGAAAAGAACGTTGATGACATGGTTATCGGCTCCACGCTCAATAAATCAGGTGCACTGAAATTCAAGGCCACCAACGTTGGTGCTGACACCGCCCTTGCAAGGATAATCGAACTCGTGGAAAATGCCCAGAACTCTAAGGCACCCATACAGCGTATAGCCGATGTTGTAGCCGGGCATTTCATTCTCGTAGTTCACGTTATTGCACTGGCAGCGTTCTTCTTCTGGTATTTCATAGGGTATGAGAGATTTGATGTTGCAGTACACTCAGGAATAGCAAGTCCGTTCCTATTCTCTTTGCTTATTTCCATCACCGTGCTTGTGATATCCTGCCCATGTGCCGTGGGACTTGCAACGCCTGCCGCCATTATGGTAGGTACCGGAAAGGGAGCTGAGAACGGCATCCTGATAAAGAGTGGTGAAGCCCTTGAAAGAACACTGAAAATCGACACAATCGTATTCGATAAAACAGGAACCCTCACTAAAGGCAAGCCTGAACTTACCGATATTGTGCTGACTGCTGGCCATGATAAAGATGAGATTCTTACACTTGCAGCAAGTGCAGAGAAAGGCTCCGAGCATCCCCTTGGAGAAGCCATTGTTCGGGCTGCCGAGGAAAAGAAACTGGATATAAGGACTGTGGAGCAGTTCAGCTCTATCGCAGGACATGGTGTTGAAGCCACTATCGATGGCAACATGGTGCTACTTGGAACCCGCAAGCTCATGGAAGACAATGATATTGACACCTCATCGCTCACTGAGAACATGGAAAGCCTTGAAGCTGAAGGCAAGACTGCAATGATAGTTGCAAAAGAAGGACAAACGATTGGAATTGTCGCAGTTGCAGATACCCTCAAGGAAAACTCAAAAGAGGCTGTGGAAAAGCTACAAAAGATGGACATTGAAGTAGTGATGATTACCGGAGACAACCGCAGGACTGCGGACGCAATAGCAGCCCAGCTTGGAATTAACAGAGTACTGTCAGAAGTGCTTCCGGGAGACAAAGCATCGGAAATTAAGAAACTCCAGGAAGAAGGCAGAATCGTCGCAATGGTAGGTGATGGCATCAATGATGCACCTGCACTAACACAATCGGACATTGGTATTGCAATGGGAGCTGGAACGGATGTTGCAATGGAATCCGCACAGATAGTCCTGATAAAGAACGACCTGCGAGATGTGTTGGCATCCATAAAACTAAGTCGCCTGACCATGAACAAGATCAAGCAAAACCTGTTCTGGGCATTCGGTTACAACAGTATTGGTATACCGCTTGCCGCAGGTATACTCTATCCATTCATCACCAGGATAGTCATCAGCCCTGAACTTGCAGCGGCTTTCATGGCTATGAGCTCAATTTCGGTCACAACGAATTCCCTGCTCATGAAGAGAAGCAGGATAAAATAA
- a CDS encoding copper ion binding protein encodes MVTETIKIEGMMCGHCQANVEKSIGAIAGVSEVKVDLTTKKATVTFDDSVANLDAIKAAVADAGYTIVV; translated from the coding sequence ATGGTTACAGAAACAATTAAGATCGAAGGTATGATGTGCGGACACTGCCAGGCAAACGTGGAAAAGTCCATTGGTGCAATTGCCGGGGTCAGTGAAGTAAAAGTCGACCTTACAACAAAAAAGGCAACAGTTACCTTTGATGATTCTGTTGCAAACCTTGATGCCATTAAGGCAGCAGTAGCAGACGCAGGTTATACTATTGTAGTCTGA
- a CDS encoding restriction endonuclease encodes MAKWTLENILRIDPQEFEVLLSRLFSSIGYKTELTQYSRDRGIDIVIMIENFGLTHKWLVQAKRYSESVGVKEVREYSSLRYRDHVDGVIIAATSSFTKEAMEEAAEHNLKLIDGNLLVEMLNHYLPNQYSEIANNSGKNTDKLPEKIGNGAILKRGEKVLANEVVTMGNEKFTIILTNKNVFLKKESSSFFSKSSNIEERIEIKDILGLHNEPNRSVIITGNKKLKMYPITSRKLPELANIFETLRPEYLRGEHLKLSSRNGTQLIILTNKRLIVSEISGERQKEISNKKIVGVELKSGFLKKDQLLVLEDSGVVVKHYFDVNEPGKWKEMIEQCVRTY; translated from the coding sequence ATGGCAAAATGGACACTTGAGAATATACTTAGAATCGACCCGCAGGAGTTTGAAGTACTTCTCTCAAGACTTTTTTCGAGTATAGGATACAAGACAGAACTTACCCAATACTCCAGAGACAGAGGAATTGACATTGTTATTATGATAGAGAACTTCGGACTCACGCACAAATGGCTGGTCCAGGCGAAGAGATATTCAGAATCCGTAGGTGTAAAGGAAGTAAGAGAATATAGCAGTCTCAGATATCGTGACCATGTTGATGGCGTGATAATTGCTGCAACCTCTTCGTTCACTAAAGAAGCAATGGAAGAAGCAGCAGAGCATAACCTCAAACTCATAGATGGAAATCTGCTTGTGGAAATGCTCAACCACTATTTACCTAACCAGTACTCAGAAATTGCGAACAATTCTGGGAAAAATACTGATAAACTGCCAGAGAAAATAGGCAATGGAGCTATTCTGAAAAGAGGAGAGAAAGTTCTTGCAAATGAAGTAGTAACGATGGGAAATGAAAAGTTCACCATCATCCTGACAAATAAGAATGTGTTCCTCAAAAAGGAAAGTTCCAGCTTCTTTTCAAAAAGTTCAAACATTGAAGAACGCATCGAAATAAAGGACATTTTAGGATTGCATAACGAACCAAACAGATCCGTAATAATAACAGGAAATAAAAAACTCAAAATGTATCCTATTACCTCCAGAAAACTTCCTGAGCTAGCAAATATATTCGAAACCCTTCGCCCGGAATACCTGAGGGGCGAACACCTGAAGCTCTCATCAAGAAATGGAACACAACTAATAATACTCACAAACAAACGTCTAATTGTTTCCGAGATTTCCGGGGAGAGACAGAAGGAGATTTCCAACAAGAAAATCGTTGGCGTTGAACTAAAAAGTGGTTTCCTCAAAAAAGACCAGTTGCTTGTGTTGGAAGATTCCGGTGTTGTAGTAAAACATTATTTTGATGTTAATGAACCTGGGAAATGGAAAGAAATGATAGAACAATGCGTCAGAACATATTGA
- the trxA gene encoding thioredoxin produces MDELESIRQKRMQDLQRSLEKNQYPSGPVTIADATFDEFVSKYPLVLVDCWAPWCGPCRTISPVLDELATEMQGKLVIGKLNVDEDKMTAVKFGITSIPAMLIFKEGKYVDKLIGAVPKQNITQKLQPYM; encoded by the coding sequence ATGGATGAATTAGAATCTATCAGGCAAAAAAGGATGCAGGACTTACAAAGATCTCTGGAGAAAAACCAGTATCCTTCAGGTCCGGTGACAATTGCAGATGCAACATTTGATGAATTCGTATCAAAGTATCCTTTGGTACTGGTGGATTGCTGGGCGCCGTGGTGCGGTCCTTGCCGTACGATATCTCCTGTTCTCGATGAATTGGCAACCGAAATGCAGGGAAAATTAGTCATTGGCAAGTTGAACGTAGATGAGGACAAAATGACAGCTGTAAAATTTGGAATAACTAGTATTCCTGCTATGCTTATCTTCAAAGAAGGAAAATATGTTGATAAGTTAATTGGTGCTGTACCTAAACAGAATATCACCCAGAAACTTCAACCCTATATGTGA
- a CDS encoding methanogenesis marker 14 protein, whose translation MAYKPRIAESPSVRLLDLKNKSKSYFIVASVEVGNTTTKCILTATNLEDGKTRLVKKTVSMTRDVRPPKPGEEVFGMTLNGVELTRESVGELVKNTLLGAVKDANLDIKTDVHFVVRSTGVVAGFDSPDEVGEFIKALADGCLMAGVPPNRMTPPMSISNIPDRFQKYSKLEKVIFDGAVASVTPPTGATGVEIVANEMEGELATAGIKEGAKWVDVDFRNPCISMDFGTTLDGRIISPDLPYAKTIGNFCGYAGAIPDAIIKGTGEVDSKKGTALDISGDKSLDGISLKLKGKAIHEYAEKILNYIIIEKVPKGRNRYGSVPVNSEAADAINVVLIGCDIGDNGSDMDKLAVLGAEIYEKHNMKFLFAVIDEVMGRVVQRLVKVAQDEGLVFEDTAIGVTGRAGITGNKPKLILKYLHELGINHKIDEHVVFVDDGLARGAAVMARCMNSLGTTFNPLGGHRGGKCILAQRIKLQNK comes from the coding sequence ATGGCATATAAACCCAGAATTGCAGAAAGTCCTTCAGTTCGCTTACTTGATCTTAAAAACAAATCCAAATCATATTTTATTGTGGCATCGGTAGAAGTGGGTAATACCACTACAAAATGTATTCTCACCGCAACCAATCTGGAAGACGGCAAGACAAGGCTTGTTAAAAAAACAGTTAGTATGACAAGGGATGTACGCCCTCCAAAACCAGGAGAAGAGGTATTTGGAATGACACTGAACGGTGTCGAGCTGACAAGGGAATCGGTTGGTGAATTGGTTAAAAATACTCTCCTTGGAGCTGTGAAGGACGCAAATCTTGACATTAAGACAGACGTTCATTTCGTTGTCAGATCTACAGGTGTTGTTGCAGGTTTTGATTCTCCTGATGAAGTAGGTGAGTTCATCAAGGCACTGGCAGACGGATGTCTAATGGCAGGAGTACCGCCAAACCGAATGACTCCACCAATGTCTATTTCTAATATCCCTGACAGGTTCCAGAAATACTCCAAACTTGAAAAAGTGATATTTGATGGTGCAGTGGCAAGTGTGACTCCTCCTACCGGTGCAACAGGTGTTGAGATAGTTGCTAACGAAATGGAAGGAGAACTTGCAACTGCGGGAATTAAGGAAGGTGCAAAATGGGTGGACGTGGATTTCCGCAATCCATGTATTTCCATGGATTTTGGTACCACTCTTGACGGCAGGATAATCAGCCCTGATCTTCCTTATGCGAAGACCATCGGAAACTTCTGTGGTTACGCCGGTGCTATTCCTGATGCGATTATCAAAGGAACTGGTGAGGTTGATTCCAAAAAAGGTACTGCACTTGATATTTCCGGTGACAAGTCACTTGATGGGATCAGTCTGAAACTGAAAGGCAAAGCTATTCATGAATATGCAGAGAAAATATTGAACTATATCATTATTGAGAAAGTTCCCAAAGGCCGTAATCGATACGGCAGTGTTCCTGTGAATTCAGAGGCTGCAGATGCGATAAACGTAGTACTAATTGGCTGTGATATTGGTGACAATGGCTCAGATATGGATAAACTGGCAGTACTTGGAGCTGAGATCTATGAAAAGCATAATATGAAGTTTCTGTTCGCTGTCATCGATGAGGTCATGGGGCGTGTAGTGCAGCGTCTTGTCAAGGTGGCACAGGATGAGGGTCTTGTTTTTGAGGACACTGCAATAGGTGTCACTGGAAGGGCAGGTATAACCGGCAACAAGCCAAAACTCATACTGAAGTACCTTCATGAACTTGGCATCAACCACAAGATCGACGAGCATGTTGTATTCGTGGATGACGGTCTTGCACGTGGTGCCGCTGTTATGGCAAGGTGCATGAATTCCCTGGGTACTACCTTTAATCCGTTGGGTGGTCACCGAGGCGGAAAATGCATACTTGCTCAGCGTATTAAATTGCAGAACAAATAA